One Ranitomeya variabilis isolate aRanVar5 chromosome 5, aRanVar5.hap1, whole genome shotgun sequence DNA window includes the following coding sequences:
- the SFTPB gene encoding pulmonary surfactant-associated protein B, producing MEGPRMSLVCLLCLIAAVSGKVLVKEECAQGPEYWCRDLDTAVHCGAVEHCKQNVWKEDDVVLCLQCKQIVTILINMAKSSPIQAFIKNFLHEQCSRIPPFQTECIKMVDEYEEVLLTVLEKQFNPTSICTKLRVCHSDESLHWDPDLLFKPSLEIILPLIQQTIQTMHAKATQDTKAEWPIPMPLCWMCKSFVQKFEAAIPKEAIAKGASQLCLALPMKLSGVCQCLVEKYVVIILDTILGKLGPKLVCGLLFMCVSEENCGADNYPAVMPVMESDLTCDTCLAITSIVKSTHGANMTQEGISVALSRVCTSAKDWKECYAFIQEHQTELSDLLQKPWDHKITCQTLGACPAPSTTIMVNAPCVAGPSYWCQSLDNARECKAIGHCLAHVWH from the exons CTGTGTCTGGCAAAGTCCTGGTGAAGGAGGAATGCGCCCAGGGTCCAGAGTATTGGTGCCGGGATCTGGACACAGCGGTACATTGTGGAGCCGTGGAACATTGTAAACAGAATGTATGGAAGGAAGACGAC GTTGTCCTGTGCTTGCAGTGTAAGCAGATTGTCACCATCCTCATTAACATGGCGAAGTCATCCCCAATCCAG GCCTTTATCAAAAATTTTCTACATGAGCAATGTTCCAGAATCCCTCCATTTCAGACAGAATGCATTAAGATGGTGGACGAGTATGAAGAGGTCTTATTAACAGTTCTGGAAAAGCAGTTT AATCCGACCTCAATCTGCACTAAACTAAGAGTATGCCATTCTGATGAATCCCTCCACTGGGATCCAGATCTTCTCTTCAAACCATCGCTGGAGATTATCTTGCCGCTCATCCAGCAGACTATACAGACCATGCACGCCAAGGCGACACAG GACACGAAGGCGGAATGGCCGATCCCCATGCCACTTTGCTGGATGTGTAAATCATTTGTGCAGAAATTCGAAGCAGCGATCCCAAAG GAAGCCATTGCAAAGGGTGCCTCACAGCTATGCCTCGCACTGCCAATGAAGCTGAGTGGGGTGTGCCAGTGCTTGGTAGAGAAGTATGTAGTTATTATACTGGACACCATATTGGGAAAACTGGGACCAAAACTGGTGTGCGGACTGTTATTCATGTGTGTTTCGGAAGAAAACTGTGGGGCAG ATAATTATCCCGCGGTGATGCCAGTGATGGAATCTGATCTCACCTGCGACACTTGTCTGGCCATCACCTCCATTGTGAAGAGTACGCATGGTGCCAACATGACTCAGGAAGGAATCAGTGTGGCTCTCTCCAGGGTGTGCACCTCCGCAAAGGACTGGAAGGAG TGTTACGCATTCATCCAAGAACACCAGACAGAACTATCAGATCTTCTCCAGAAACCTTGGGACCACAAGATCACCTGCCAG ACACTGGGCGCCTGTCCAGCTCCTTCTACGACCATTATGGTGAATGCTCCATGCGTAGCTGGACCCTCATACTGGTGCCAAAGCCTGGACAATGCAAGAGAATGTAAG GCCATCGGGCACTGTCTGGCACATGTTTGGCACTGA